From a region of the Corallococcus coralloides DSM 2259 genome:
- a CDS encoding redoxin domain-containing protein encodes MKQVFKALALTAAFVSAPVFAADTAEVGKPAPAFTLKDEAGKAHSLSEYKGKVVVLEWTNPECPFVKRHYEAKTMQNTQKGFDAKKVVWLTVDSSSTHNAKSAADWKKKEGFSQPVLLDTDGTVGKSYAAKTTPHMYVIDGEGVVRYAGAIDNDPRGKEATKVNYVQTAVDALLNGKQVATPTSEPYGCSVKYKS; translated from the coding sequence ATGAAGCAGGTCTTCAAGGCTCTCGCTCTCACCGCGGCTTTCGTTTCCGCTCCCGTCTTCGCGGCTGACACCGCGGAGGTGGGCAAGCCCGCTCCGGCGTTCACGCTGAAGGACGAGGCGGGCAAGGCCCACTCTCTGTCCGAGTACAAGGGCAAGGTGGTGGTGCTCGAGTGGACGAACCCGGAGTGCCCGTTCGTGAAGCGGCACTACGAGGCCAAGACGATGCAGAACACGCAGAAGGGCTTCGACGCGAAGAAGGTGGTGTGGCTGACGGTGGACTCGTCCTCCACGCACAACGCGAAGAGCGCCGCGGACTGGAAGAAGAAGGAGGGCTTCAGCCAGCCGGTGCTGCTGGACACGGACGGCACGGTGGGCAAGAGCTACGCGGCGAAGACGACGCCGCACATGTACGTCATCGACGGTGAGGGCGTGGTCCGCTACGCGGGCGCCATCGACAACGACCCGCGCGGCAAGGAAGCCACCAAGGTGAACTACGTGCAGACGGCGGTGGACGCGCTCCTCAACGGCAAGCAGGTGGCGACCCCGACCTCCGAGCCGTACGGCTGCTCCGTGAAGTACAAGAGCTGA
- a CDS encoding oxygenase MpaB family protein: MTHPADAVPSSCPFSGTGKPSAARVPGPVYRKPFWRARLPEVSREIASLDARRDCQRIVHLLTNYEFPFDIVRSTEIALFHTYGSRSVSRLLDRTGEFTKRGQKRYDDTRLLIARFMECGWDGADGRRSLEQMNHIHSFFRIPNEDFLFVLWTFIDFPIQWMQEFGWRPFTQHEQEAWFHYWCEIGRRMGLKDIPESKPAYDAFIRDYEAREFVPNEASHRVAQSTVDILAGWVPRPLRPLVAPISLSLVPPRLLPAIQFESPPAWVGGLVRGALKLRKRVKRHVSLERYPSTLETTLNRTYPGNAYRIEGLGPDYAHRDAE; the protein is encoded by the coding sequence ATGACCCACCCGGCCGACGCTGTCCCCTCCAGCTGTCCCTTCAGCGGCACGGGAAAGCCATCCGCCGCTCGCGTGCCCGGCCCGGTCTACCGGAAGCCGTTCTGGCGAGCACGTCTGCCCGAAGTGAGCCGGGAGATCGCCTCCCTGGATGCACGGCGAGACTGCCAGCGCATCGTGCACCTGCTGACCAACTACGAGTTCCCCTTCGACATTGTGCGGTCCACGGAGATCGCCCTCTTCCACACCTACGGCAGCCGCTCCGTCTCACGCCTCCTGGACCGCACGGGTGAGTTCACCAAGCGAGGCCAGAAGCGCTACGACGACACGCGGCTGCTCATCGCACGGTTCATGGAGTGCGGCTGGGATGGAGCGGATGGGCGCCGTTCGCTGGAGCAGATGAACCACATCCATTCCTTCTTCCGCATCCCGAACGAGGACTTCCTCTTCGTGCTGTGGACGTTCATCGACTTCCCCATCCAGTGGATGCAGGAGTTCGGCTGGCGTCCCTTCACCCAGCACGAGCAGGAGGCCTGGTTCCATTACTGGTGCGAGATCGGGCGCCGCATGGGCCTGAAGGACATCCCCGAAAGCAAGCCCGCCTACGACGCCTTCATCCGAGACTACGAGGCGCGAGAGTTCGTCCCCAACGAGGCCAGCCACCGCGTGGCTCAGTCCACCGTGGACATCCTCGCCGGCTGGGTGCCACGCCCGCTGCGTCCGCTGGTGGCCCCCATCAGCCTCAGCCTGGTGCCACCGCGCCTGCTACCCGCCATCCAATTCGAATCCCCACCTGCCTGGGTGGGAGGCCTGGTCCGAGGCGCCCTCAAGCTACGCAAGCGCGTCAAACGCCACGTCTCGCTGGAGCGCTACCCGTCGACCCTGGAGACGACGCTCAACCGCACCTACCCCGGCAACGCCTACCGCATCGAAGGCCTGGGCCCGGACTACGCCCACCGCGACGCGGAATGA